A genomic window from Filimonas effusa includes:
- a CDS encoding 3-hydroxyacyl-CoA dehydrogenase family protein: MRQSTVICVCGAGTMGSGIAQLSAQAGFTTIQFDVSEPMLEKSRQQIIASLDTLVTKGKISSDEKAGTLSRLHFTSDIQSCRADVIIEAIVEKMEIKTTLFTQLAAINSPSTILASNTSSISISSLAAGIPHPERVAGLHFFNPAPVMKLVEIVKGNATSQQTITQLRELAKAMGKTTVVCKDAPGFIVNRVARPYYLEALRLAEQGFTHPAQADRLLEATGFKMGPFKLMDLIGMDVNFAVSNIVWEALGQPPRLKPSALQQQKVSEGNLGRKTGKGFYEYN, encoded by the coding sequence ATGAGGCAATCCACAGTAATTTGTGTATGCGGCGCCGGTACAATGGGCAGTGGTATAGCCCAGCTTTCTGCACAGGCAGGCTTCACCACCATCCAGTTCGATGTGTCGGAACCTATGCTTGAAAAAAGCAGGCAACAGATCATTGCAAGTCTCGATACCCTTGTCACAAAAGGAAAAATAAGCAGCGATGAAAAAGCCGGAACCCTTTCCAGGCTCCACTTTACAAGCGACATACAGTCCTGCCGCGCCGATGTGATCATTGAAGCGATCGTAGAAAAAATGGAAATAAAAACTACCCTCTTCACACAGCTCGCAGCCATCAATTCACCGTCAACGATCCTTGCCTCCAATACATCGTCCATCTCCATCTCCAGTCTTGCCGCAGGCATTCCTCACCCGGAAAGAGTAGCAGGCCTGCATTTCTTCAATCCCGCCCCGGTGATGAAACTGGTGGAAATTGTAAAAGGAAATGCCACCAGCCAGCAAACCATAACACAGCTCCGGGAACTGGCAAAGGCAATGGGTAAAACCACGGTAGTATGTAAAGATGCACCCGGCTTTATCGTAAACCGCGTAGCACGTCCCTACTACCTCGAAGCATTACGCCTCGCCGAACAGGGCTTCACCCATCCCGCCCAGGCCGATCGCCTCCTCGAAGCAACAGGTTTTAAAATGGGCCCCTTTAAATTAATGGACCTGATAGGAATGGATGTTAACTTTGCCGTGAGTAATATTGTATGGGAGGCATTAGGACAACCTCCCAGGCTAAAGCCTTCTGCACTGCAACAACAGAAAGTCAGTGAAGGAAATCTGGGCCGTAAGACAGGGAAGGGGTTTTATGAGTACAACTGA
- a CDS encoding NAD-dependent epimerase/dehydratase family protein has product MILITGATGLVGQHLAQALVQQQQKIRAIYRSEIPTFKGADKIEWVKADILDILTLEPAMENITDVYHCAAVVSFHPSNKNILYKTNINGTANVVNACIQAGIRKLVYVSSVGALGRMRKEQTINETMHWTPESSNSEYGRSKYLAEMEVWRGIAEGLQAVIVNPVIILGAGDWNKGSAGLFKSAYKEFPWYTEGVSGFVDVADVVKAMISLMESDIAGQRFILCAENSSYRELFSNMARCFGKKPPHKKVTPFMAALVWRLEAVKGLITGKAPLLTKETAHTAQARVYFDNSKLLSYLPQFRYTPLQQSVTNICHELQQKYNL; this is encoded by the coding sequence ATGATACTGATAACGGGCGCAACAGGACTCGTAGGTCAGCACCTGGCGCAAGCCCTGGTGCAGCAGCAGCAGAAAATAAGAGCGATATACCGGTCTGAAATTCCAACCTTTAAGGGAGCAGACAAGATCGAATGGGTAAAGGCCGATATCCTCGATATCTTAACCCTCGAACCCGCCATGGAAAACATCACCGATGTATACCACTGCGCCGCCGTTGTTTCTTTTCACCCCTCCAATAAAAACATCCTCTATAAAACCAATATCAACGGTACCGCAAATGTCGTGAACGCCTGCATACAGGCCGGCATCCGGAAACTGGTATACGTGAGTTCAGTAGGCGCGCTTGGAAGAATGCGCAAGGAACAAACCATCAACGAAACAATGCACTGGACGCCCGAATCCAGTAACAGCGAATACGGCAGAAGTAAATATCTCGCCGAAATGGAAGTATGGCGCGGTATAGCAGAAGGCTTACAGGCCGTTATCGTAAACCCGGTGATCATACTCGGCGCAGGCGACTGGAACAAAGGCTCCGCAGGACTCTTTAAATCCGCCTATAAAGAATTTCCCTGGTATACCGAAGGCGTTTCAGGATTCGTAGATGTTGCCGACGTGGTAAAGGCAATGATCAGCCTCATGGAAAGCGATATAGCAGGACAACGCTTCATCCTCTGTGCCGAAAATAGCAGCTATAGAGAACTCTTCAGCAACATGGCCCGCTGCTTCGGCAAAAAACCACCGCATAAAAAAGTAACCCCGTTTATGGCTGCGCTGGTATGGCGTCTTGAAGCTGTTAAGGGACTTATCACAGGTAAAGCGCCCTTATTAACCAAAGAAACAGCACACACAGCGCAGGCCAGGGTATATTTCGATAACAGTAAACTGCTCAGCTACCTGCCGCAGTTCCGGTATACACCGTTACAGCAGTCCGTTACCAATATCTGCCACGAACTGCAGCAGAAGTATAACTT